The following proteins are co-located in the Anas platyrhynchos isolate ZD024472 breed Pekin duck chromosome 1, IASCAAS_PekinDuck_T2T, whole genome shotgun sequence genome:
- the HSPH1 gene encoding heat shock protein 105 kDa isoform X1 — MAVVGFDLGFQSCYIAVARAGGIETVANEFSDRCTPSVVSFGSKNRAIGVSAKNQQITHAHNTVSNFKRFHGRAFNDPFVQKEKEKLSYDLVPMKNGGVGVKVMYMDEEHIFSVEQISAMLLTKLKETAESNLKKPVTDCVISVPSFFTDAERRSVLDAAQIVGLNCLRLMNDMTAVALNYGIYKQDLPAPEEKPRIVVFVDMGHSAFQVSACAFNKSKLKVLGTAFDPFLGGRNFDAKLVDYFCAEIKTKYKLDPKSKVRALLRLYQECEKLKKLMSSNSTDIPLNIECFMNDTDVSGKMNRSQFEELCADLLQRIEMPLLSLMEQTQLKVEDVTAVEIVGGATRIPAVKERIAKFFGKDVSTTLNADEAIARGCALQCAILSPAFKVREFSVTDATPFPISLLWNTEAEDTEGVHEVFSRNHAAPFSKVLTFYRKGPFELEAFYSDPIGVPYPETKIGRYVIQNVAAQKDGEKSKVKVKVRVNTHGIFSVSTASMVEPVKSEDSEDVGVETEVETQDQRPAENSNDKNIQQENSEAGTQSQVQTDGQQTSQSPPSSEPPSEENKTPDVKKTNEKKGDQPPEAKKPKIKVKNVELPIEANLVWQLGKDLLNMYIETEGKMIMQDKLEKERNDAKNAVEEYVYEFRDKLSGPYEKFVCEKDLQSFSALLTETEGWLYEEGEDEAKQVYVDKLEDLKKLGTPIEMRYQEAEERPKVLEELGHRLQYYATIAGEFRNKDEKYIHIDEMEMMKVEKCVSEVVEWMNNAVSAQAKKSLDQDPAVRSSEIKAKLQELNNVCEPIVTQPKPKVDSPKEENPLNERSDYKTEDMGEDDKNSEMPQQNGECHPSDQSTVNMDLD; from the exons ATGGCCGTGGTGGGCTTCGACCTGGGCTTCCAGAGCTGCTACATCGCCGTGGCGCGGGCCGGCGGCATCGAGACGGTGGCCAACGAGTTCAGCGACCGCTGCACGCC CTCCGTGGTTTCCTTTGGGTCCAAGAACAGAGCGATCGGCGTCTCGGCTAAAAACCAG CAAATCACTCATGCCCACAACACAGTATCTAACTTCAAGAGGTTCCATGGCCGCGCATTTAATGATCCTtttgttcaaaaggaaaaagagaagttgAGTTATGATCTAGTTCCTATGAAGAATGGTGGAGTTGGAGTAAAG GTCATGTACATGGATGAGGAGCATATCTTCAGTGTGGAGCAGATTTCAGCTATGTTGTTGACTAAATTGAAGGAGACTGCGGAGAGTAACCTGAAAAAGCCAGTAACAGACTGTGTTATTTCT GTTCCATCATTTTTCACGGATGCTGAAAGGAGGTCTGTTCTGGATGCAGCCCAGATTGTTGGATTAAACTGTCTTAGATTAATGAATGACATGACAGCTG tggcTCTGAATTATGGGATTTATAAACAAGACCTTCCAGCACCTGAAGAGAAGCCACGAATAGTTGTGTTTGTTGATATGGGACATTCTGCATTTCAAGTATCAGCCTGTGCATTCAACAAGAGTAAACTAAAG GTACTTGGCACAGCGTTTGACCCTTTCCTAGGTGGAAGGAACTTTGATGCAAAGTTGGTAGATTACTTTTGTGCAGAAATAAAAACGAAGTACAAACTAGATCCAAAATCGAAAGTTCGAGCTCTTCTTCGTCTGTATCAggagtgtgagaagctgaagaaaCTGATGAGTTCTAATAGCACAGACATTCCCCTAAACATTGAGTGCTTCATGAATGATACTGATGTATCTGGAAAAATGAACAG GTCTCAGTTTGAAGAATTGTGTGCTGACCTGCTGCAAAGGATAGAGATGCCTCTGCTTTCATTAATGGAACAAACACAGCTGAAAGTGGAAGATGTGACTGCTGTAGAGATTGTGGGAGGAGCAACGCGCATTCCTGCTGTCAAAGAGAGGATTGCTAAATTCTTTGGCAAAGATGTCAGTACAACACTGAATGCAGATGAAGCCATAGCTAgaggctgtgctctgcag TGTGCAATTCTTTCTCCAGCTTTTAAAGTGAGAGAATTCTCTGTGACAGATGCTACACCATTCCCAATATCTCTGTTGTGGAACACAGAAGCAGAGGACACTGAAGG GGTTCACGAAGTGTTCAGCAGAAATCATGCAGCACCTTTCTCCAAAGTTCTTACCTTCTACAGGAAAGGTCCATTTGAGCTAGAAGCATTTTATTCTGATCCTATTGGAGTCCCGTATCCAGAGACAAAAATTG GTAGGTATGTTATCCAGAATGTGGCAGCCCAGAAAGATGGAGAGAAGTCAAAAGTCAAAGTGAAAGTCCGTGTCAATACTCACGGCATTTTCAGTGTGTCCACTGCATCCATGGTAGAACCAGTTAAAAGTGAAGATAGTGAGGATGTTGGTGTTGAGACTGAAGTGGAAACCCAGGACCAGAGGCCTGCTGAAAATTCAAATGAT aaaaatatccaGCAAGAGAACAGTGAGGCTGGAACACAGTCCCAGGTACAAACTGATGGTCAGCAAACGTCACAGTCTCCCCCTTCATCAGAACCTccctctgaagaaaacaaaaccccagaTGTCAAGAAA ACAAATGAGAAGAAAGGTGATCAGCCTCCAGAAGCTAAAAAACCCAAGATAAAGGTGAAGAATGTGGAACTGCCTATTGAAGCTAATTTGGTTTGGCAGTTAGGAAAAGATCTTCTCAATATGTATATTGAAACAGAG GGTAAGATGATTATGCAAGACAAgctggaaaaagagagaaatgatgCGAAGAATGCAGTGGAGGAATATGTGTATGAGTTCAGGGACAAATTGTCTGGACCATATGAGAAGTTTGTTTGTGAAAAG GATCTTCAAAGCTTCTCTGCGCTCCTAACAGAGACAGAAGGCTGGCTGTATGAAGAGGGCGAGGATGAAGCTAAGCAGGTGTATGTAGACAAACTAGAGGATTTAAAG AAATTAGGTACCCCAATTGAAATGCGCTATCAAGAAGCAGAGGAACGACCGAAGGTGTTAGAAGAACTGGGACACAGGCTCCAGTATTATGCCACAATAGCTGGGGAATTCAGGAATAAG GATGAAAAATACATCCATATTGATGAAATGGAAATGATGAAAGTAGAGAAGTGCGTTAGCGAGGTGGTAGAGTGGATGAACAATGCTGTGAGCGCACAGGCTAAGAAGAGCTTAGATCAGGATCCAGCTGTGCGTTCAAGTGAAATTAAGGCAAAGCTACAA GAGTTGAACAATGTCTGTGAGCCTATTGTGacccaaccaaaaccaaaagtTGACTCTCCTAAGGAGGAAAACCCCTTGAATGAACGGAGCGATTATAAAACTGAAGACATGGGGGAAGACgacaaaaattcagaaatgcCTCAACAAAATGGCGAATGTCATCCAAGTGATCAAAGCACTGTTAACATGGACTTGGACTAA
- the HSPH1 gene encoding heat shock protein 105 kDa isoform X2, with protein sequence MAVVGFDLGFQSCYIAVARAGGIETVANEFSDRCTPSVVSFGSKNRAIGVSAKNQQITHAHNTVSNFKRFHGRAFNDPFVQKEKEKLSYDLVPMKNGGVGVKVMYMDEEHIFSVEQISAMLLTKLKETAESNLKKPVTDCVISVPSFFTDAERRSVLDAAQIVGLNCLRLMNDMTAVALNYGIYKQDLPAPEEKPRIVVFVDMGHSAFQVSACAFNKSKLKVLGTAFDPFLGGRNFDAKLVDYFCAEIKTKYKLDPKSKVRALLRLYQECEKLKKLMSSNSTDIPLNIECFMNDTDVSGKMNRSQFEELCADLLQRIEMPLLSLMEQTQLKVEDVTAVEIVGGATRIPAVKERIAKFFGKDVSTTLNADEAIARGCALQCAILSPAFKVREFSVTDATPFPISLLWNTEAEDTEGVHEVFSRNHAAPFSKVLTFYRKGPFELEAFYSDPIGVPYPETKIGRYVIQNVAAQKDGEKSKVKVKVRVNTHGIFSVSTASMVEPVKSEDSEDVGVETEVETQDQRPAENSNDTNEKKGDQPPEAKKPKIKVKNVELPIEANLVWQLGKDLLNMYIETEGKMIMQDKLEKERNDAKNAVEEYVYEFRDKLSGPYEKFVCEKDLQSFSALLTETEGWLYEEGEDEAKQVYVDKLEDLKKLGTPIEMRYQEAEERPKVLEELGHRLQYYATIAGEFRNKDEKYIHIDEMEMMKVEKCVSEVVEWMNNAVSAQAKKSLDQDPAVRSSEIKAKLQELNNVCEPIVTQPKPKVDSPKEENPLNERSDYKTEDMGEDDKNSEMPQQNGECHPSDQSTVNMDLD encoded by the exons ATGGCCGTGGTGGGCTTCGACCTGGGCTTCCAGAGCTGCTACATCGCCGTGGCGCGGGCCGGCGGCATCGAGACGGTGGCCAACGAGTTCAGCGACCGCTGCACGCC CTCCGTGGTTTCCTTTGGGTCCAAGAACAGAGCGATCGGCGTCTCGGCTAAAAACCAG CAAATCACTCATGCCCACAACACAGTATCTAACTTCAAGAGGTTCCATGGCCGCGCATTTAATGATCCTtttgttcaaaaggaaaaagagaagttgAGTTATGATCTAGTTCCTATGAAGAATGGTGGAGTTGGAGTAAAG GTCATGTACATGGATGAGGAGCATATCTTCAGTGTGGAGCAGATTTCAGCTATGTTGTTGACTAAATTGAAGGAGACTGCGGAGAGTAACCTGAAAAAGCCAGTAACAGACTGTGTTATTTCT GTTCCATCATTTTTCACGGATGCTGAAAGGAGGTCTGTTCTGGATGCAGCCCAGATTGTTGGATTAAACTGTCTTAGATTAATGAATGACATGACAGCTG tggcTCTGAATTATGGGATTTATAAACAAGACCTTCCAGCACCTGAAGAGAAGCCACGAATAGTTGTGTTTGTTGATATGGGACATTCTGCATTTCAAGTATCAGCCTGTGCATTCAACAAGAGTAAACTAAAG GTACTTGGCACAGCGTTTGACCCTTTCCTAGGTGGAAGGAACTTTGATGCAAAGTTGGTAGATTACTTTTGTGCAGAAATAAAAACGAAGTACAAACTAGATCCAAAATCGAAAGTTCGAGCTCTTCTTCGTCTGTATCAggagtgtgagaagctgaagaaaCTGATGAGTTCTAATAGCACAGACATTCCCCTAAACATTGAGTGCTTCATGAATGATACTGATGTATCTGGAAAAATGAACAG GTCTCAGTTTGAAGAATTGTGTGCTGACCTGCTGCAAAGGATAGAGATGCCTCTGCTTTCATTAATGGAACAAACACAGCTGAAAGTGGAAGATGTGACTGCTGTAGAGATTGTGGGAGGAGCAACGCGCATTCCTGCTGTCAAAGAGAGGATTGCTAAATTCTTTGGCAAAGATGTCAGTACAACACTGAATGCAGATGAAGCCATAGCTAgaggctgtgctctgcag TGTGCAATTCTTTCTCCAGCTTTTAAAGTGAGAGAATTCTCTGTGACAGATGCTACACCATTCCCAATATCTCTGTTGTGGAACACAGAAGCAGAGGACACTGAAGG GGTTCACGAAGTGTTCAGCAGAAATCATGCAGCACCTTTCTCCAAAGTTCTTACCTTCTACAGGAAAGGTCCATTTGAGCTAGAAGCATTTTATTCTGATCCTATTGGAGTCCCGTATCCAGAGACAAAAATTG GTAGGTATGTTATCCAGAATGTGGCAGCCCAGAAAGATGGAGAGAAGTCAAAAGTCAAAGTGAAAGTCCGTGTCAATACTCACGGCATTTTCAGTGTGTCCACTGCATCCATGGTAGAACCAGTTAAAAGTGAAGATAGTGAGGATGTTGGTGTTGAGACTGAAGTGGAAACCCAGGACCAGAGGCCTGCTGAAAATTCAAATGAT ACAAATGAGAAGAAAGGTGATCAGCCTCCAGAAGCTAAAAAACCCAAGATAAAGGTGAAGAATGTGGAACTGCCTATTGAAGCTAATTTGGTTTGGCAGTTAGGAAAAGATCTTCTCAATATGTATATTGAAACAGAG GGTAAGATGATTATGCAAGACAAgctggaaaaagagagaaatgatgCGAAGAATGCAGTGGAGGAATATGTGTATGAGTTCAGGGACAAATTGTCTGGACCATATGAGAAGTTTGTTTGTGAAAAG GATCTTCAAAGCTTCTCTGCGCTCCTAACAGAGACAGAAGGCTGGCTGTATGAAGAGGGCGAGGATGAAGCTAAGCAGGTGTATGTAGACAAACTAGAGGATTTAAAG AAATTAGGTACCCCAATTGAAATGCGCTATCAAGAAGCAGAGGAACGACCGAAGGTGTTAGAAGAACTGGGACACAGGCTCCAGTATTATGCCACAATAGCTGGGGAATTCAGGAATAAG GATGAAAAATACATCCATATTGATGAAATGGAAATGATGAAAGTAGAGAAGTGCGTTAGCGAGGTGGTAGAGTGGATGAACAATGCTGTGAGCGCACAGGCTAAGAAGAGCTTAGATCAGGATCCAGCTGTGCGTTCAAGTGAAATTAAGGCAAAGCTACAA GAGTTGAACAATGTCTGTGAGCCTATTGTGacccaaccaaaaccaaaagtTGACTCTCCTAAGGAGGAAAACCCCTTGAATGAACGGAGCGATTATAAAACTGAAGACATGGGGGAAGACgacaaaaattcagaaatgcCTCAACAAAATGGCGAATGTCATCCAAGTGATCAAAGCACTGTTAACATGGACTTGGACTAA